A DNA window from Pedomonas mirosovicensis contains the following coding sequences:
- the hisB gene encoding imidazoleglycerol-phosphate dehydratase HisB, producing MRTATLERKTKETEIKVTVNLDGTGTYRVSTGIGFLDHMLEQLSRHSLIDLEVEAKGDLHIDFHHTTEDTGIAIGQAFAQALGDMKGITRYGDALIPMDETLTRVALDISARPYLIWKVAFTRDKLGDFDTELFKEWFQAFAQGAGITLHVENLYGTNNHHIIESCYKALARALRTALAIDPRKADSVPSTKGTLGGTL from the coding sequence GTGAACCTCGACGGCACCGGCACCTACCGGGTCTCCACCGGCATCGGCTTCCTCGACCACATGCTGGAGCAGCTCTCCCGCCACTCGCTCATCGACCTTGAGGTGGAAGCCAAGGGCGACCTGCACATTGATTTCCACCACACCACGGAAGACACCGGCATCGCCATCGGCCAGGCGTTCGCGCAGGCGCTGGGCGACATGAAGGGCATCACCCGCTATGGCGATGCGCTCATCCCCATGGATGAGACGCTGACCCGCGTGGCGCTGGACATCTCCGCCCGCCCCTACCTCATCTGGAAGGTGGCGTTCACCCGCGACAAGCTGGGCGATTTCGATACCGAGCTGTTCAAGGAGTGGTTCCAGGCGTTCGCGCAAGGCGCGGGCATCACGCTGCACGTCGAGAACCTCTACGGCACGAACAACCACCACATCATCGAATCCTGCTACAAGGCTTTGGCGCGGGCGCTTCGCACTGCCCTTGCCATCGACCCGCGCAAGGCCGACAGCGTTCCCTCCACCAAGGGCACGCTGGGCGGCACCCTCTAA
- the hisH gene encoding imidazole glycerol phosphate synthase subunit HisH has product MAETLVLIDYGSGNLRSAAKAFERAAADLGLDTQVKVSGAPEDISSADRLVLPGVGAYGQCSRALRSIPGLEDALVETVQAKARPFLGICVGMQLLATRGLEHGEHAGLGWIPGEVVPLEPADPQLKIPHMGWNTVSLTEGGAAHPVFSRLPDNGFAYFVHSYHFRAASEPHVLGRTDYGGPVTALVGRDTMIGTQFHPEKSQGYGLALLRAFLEWRP; this is encoded by the coding sequence GTGGCCGAAACCCTCGTTCTCATCGATTACGGCTCGGGCAACCTGCGCTCCGCCGCCAAGGCGTTCGAGCGGGCGGCCGCCGACCTTGGGCTGGACACGCAGGTGAAGGTCTCCGGCGCGCCGGAAGACATCTCAAGCGCGGACCGCCTCGTGCTGCCCGGCGTTGGGGCCTATGGCCAGTGCTCGCGGGCGTTGCGCTCCATTCCCGGCCTCGAAGACGCGCTGGTGGAAACCGTTCAGGCGAAGGCCCGCCCGTTTCTCGGTATCTGCGTTGGGATGCAGCTGCTCGCCACACGCGGGCTGGAGCACGGCGAACACGCAGGGCTGGGCTGGATTCCGGGCGAGGTGGTGCCGCTTGAACCCGCCGACCCGCAGCTGAAGATCCCCCACATGGGCTGGAACACCGTGAGCCTGACCGAGGGCGGCGCAGCGCACCCGGTGTTCTCCCGGCTTCCCGACAACGGCTTTGCCTACTTCGTCCACAGCTATCACTTCCGCGCCGCAAGCGAGCCTCACGTGCTCGGCCGCACCGACTACGGCGGGCCCGTGACGGCGCTGGTGGGGCGGGACACCATGATCGGAACCCAGTTCCACCCTGAAAAGAGCCAAGGCTACGGCCTTGCCCTGCTGCGCGCCTTTCTGGAGTGGCGTCCATGA
- the hisA gene encoding 1-(5-phosphoribosyl)-5-[(5-phosphoribosylamino)methylideneamino]imidazole-4-carboxamide isomerase, with translation MTCTPFRIFPAIDLKGGQVVRLREGLMDQATVFANDPTAPAADFAKAGAEWLHIVDLDGAFAGHAVNAKAVEAILRTFPGKTQVGGGIRDMEGIERWLGLGVERVIIGTAALKNPELVKAAAKQYPNRIVVAVDAKDGMVATDGWAAVSDVSIVELAKRFEDAGVAAVLFTDVGRDGLLKGVNLEATVQLAEATSLPVIASGGVAGIEDIEALVKAAATVRGTLEGVITGRAIYDGRLVLEDALQLARAA, from the coding sequence ATGACCTGCACCCCTTTCCGCATCTTCCCCGCCATCGACCTCAAGGGCGGTCAAGTCGTCCGCCTGCGCGAGGGGCTGATGGATCAGGCGACCGTCTTCGCCAATGACCCCACCGCCCCCGCCGCCGACTTTGCGAAAGCCGGGGCCGAGTGGCTGCACATCGTGGACCTCGACGGCGCGTTCGCGGGCCACGCGGTCAATGCAAAGGCCGTTGAGGCTATCTTACGCACCTTCCCCGGCAAGACCCAGGTCGGCGGCGGCATCCGCGATATGGAAGGCATCGAGCGCTGGCTGGGGCTGGGCGTCGAGCGCGTCATCATCGGCACGGCGGCGCTCAAGAACCCGGAGCTGGTGAAGGCCGCCGCGAAGCAATACCCGAACCGGATCGTCGTCGCGGTGGATGCGAAGGACGGCATGGTGGCGACGGACGGCTGGGCCGCCGTGTCGGATGTTTCCATCGTCGAGCTGGCCAAGCGCTTCGAGGATGCGGGCGTCGCTGCCGTGCTGTTCACCGACGTGGGCCGGGATGGCCTGCTCAAGGGCGTGAACCTGGAGGCGACCGTCCAGCTTGCGGAGGCGACCAGCCTTCCCGTCATCGCCTCGGGCGGCGTTGCAGGCATTGAAGACATCGAGGCGCTGGTGAAGGCCGCCGCCACGGTGCGCGGCACGCTGGAGGGCGTCATCACCGGCCGGGCGATCTACGACGGCCGCCTCGTGCTGGAAGACGCCCTGCAACTGGCGAGAGCGGCATAG
- the hisF gene encoding imidazole glycerol phosphate synthase subunit HisF, protein MLTKRIIPCLDVKDGRVVKGVQFVDLIDAGDPVEQAKVYDAAGADELCFLDITASSENRGILLDVVARTAEACFMPLTVGGGVRTAEDVRRLLLAGADKVSLNTAAVNRPEVVRELAEQFGSQCIVVAVDAKRVGDHWEIFTHGGRRETGIDAVAFAKQVASLGAGEILLTSMDKDGTKSGFDNALVRAVSSAVPVPVIASGGVGTLEHLAEGVIEGGANAVLAASIFHFGTYTIAEAKAHMASRGIPVRL, encoded by the coding sequence ATGCTGACCAAGCGCATCATCCCCTGCCTCGACGTGAAGGACGGCCGCGTCGTCAAGGGCGTGCAGTTCGTCGATCTCATCGACGCAGGCGATCCGGTCGAGCAGGCCAAGGTCTACGACGCGGCTGGCGCGGATGAACTCTGCTTCCTCGACATCACCGCCTCCTCCGAGAACCGGGGCATCCTCCTCGATGTGGTCGCCCGCACGGCGGAGGCGTGCTTCATGCCGCTGACCGTCGGCGGCGGCGTCCGCACGGCGGAAGACGTGCGCCGCCTGCTGCTGGCAGGGGCTGACAAGGTTTCGCTCAACACCGCCGCCGTCAACCGGCCGGAGGTGGTTCGGGAGCTGGCCGAGCAGTTCGGCAGCCAGTGCATCGTGGTGGCCGTGGACGCCAAGCGCGTCGGCGACCACTGGGAGATTTTCACCCACGGCGGCCGCCGGGAGACCGGCATCGATGCGGTCGCCTTCGCCAAACAGGTCGCCTCGCTGGGTGCGGGCGAGATCCTGCTGACCTCCATGGACAAGGACGGCACCAAGAGCGGGTTCGACAACGCGCTCGTGCGCGCCGTCTCCAGCGCCGTGCCGGTGCCGGTCATCGCCTCGGGCGGGGTCGGCACGCTGGAGCATCTGGCCGAAGGCGTGATCGAGGGCGGGGCGAATGCCGTGCTTGCCGCCTCCATCTTCCACTTTGGCACCTACACCATTGCCGAAGCCAAGGCGCACATGGCCTCCCGCGGCATTCCGGTCCGCCTGTAG
- a CDS encoding phosphoribosyl-ATP diphosphatase — MTNTPDFLAELYATAIARKGADPESSYVAKLYAKGRAKIAQKVGEEGLETALAAVSEDRAAVVAESADLLFHLAVLWAECGIDPADVAAELARRKGTSGLVEKANRKE; from the coding sequence ATGACGAATACGCCCGACTTCCTCGCCGAGCTTTACGCCACCGCCATTGCCCGCAAGGGGGCGGACCCCGAGAGCAGCTATGTGGCGAAGCTCTACGCCAAGGGCCGGGCCAAGATCGCGCAGAAGGTGGGCGAGGAAGGGCTGGAGACAGCCTTGGCGGCCGTGAGCGAGGACCGCGCGGCGGTCGTCGCCGAATCCGCCGACCTGCTGTTTCACCTTGCCGTGCTGTGGGCCGAGTGCGGCATCGACCCCGCCGACGTGGCGGCTGAGCTGGCGCGGCGCAAGGGCACATCGGGACTTGTCGAGAAAGCCAACCGGAAGGAGTGA
- a CDS encoding histidine triad nucleotide-binding protein — MAVDARSTYDTNNIFARILRGEIPCKKVYEDEFALAFHDINPQAPTHVLVIPKGEYVSMVDFTANAPESLIAGFFKAVGKVADELGLVDGGYRILANAGVNAHQEVPHLHVHIFAGAPLGPMLARKAG, encoded by the coding sequence ATGGCCGTTGATGCGCGTTCGACCTACGACACCAACAACATCTTCGCCCGCATCCTGCGCGGCGAGATTCCGTGCAAGAAGGTCTATGAGGACGAGTTCGCCCTCGCCTTCCACGACATCAACCCGCAGGCGCCCACCCACGTGCTCGTCATTCCGAAGGGCGAGTACGTCTCCATGGTAGACTTCACCGCCAACGCCCCCGAGTCCCTGATCGCTGGCTTCTTCAAGGCGGTCGGCAAGGTGGCCGATGAGCTGGGCCTTGTGGACGGCGGCTACCGCATCCTCGCCAACGCCGGGGTGAACGCCCATCAGGAGGTGCCGCACCTGCATGTTCATATTTTTGCAGGCGCTCCCCTCGGGCCGATGCTCGCCCGCAAGGCCGGCTGA
- a CDS encoding amino acid permease: MNWRVKPLEQIIEGAGRKSLHRSLGAFQLTMLGIGAIIGTGIFVLTAVGAERAGPGLMLSFIIAATVCGFAALAYAELAAMVPVAGSAYTYSYAVLGEVVAWLVGWCLILEYAVAASAVAVGWSGYAVGFLESVGMPLPHALTVGPHAGGIINLPAVFITVVVSALLIVGTRESATVNAILVAIKIVALVLFIGLAGPHIEPAHFQPFMPFGFSGVMGAAALIFFAYVGFDAVSTAAEETKDPNRNVPIGLIGSLVICTLFYVLVTAGAVGALPYTQLIGNTEPLAHVMRMLGYDSVAQLIGVAAIVAMPTVILMMLFGQTRIFFVMARDRMLPDVFAQVHPRFKTPHVVTMLTCVFVAAVAGFFRVDEIAELSNTGTLFAFICVSLGVMVLRRTQPDRHRPFRCPSVWFVGTASIIGCAYLFISLPGHTIERFFGWVAIGVVVYALYGYRRSPLREGASASEAA, translated from the coding sequence ATGAACTGGCGGGTAAAGCCGCTCGAGCAGATCATCGAGGGGGCAGGCCGCAAAAGCCTGCATCGATCGCTCGGCGCATTCCAGCTTACCATGCTCGGCATCGGCGCCATCATCGGCACCGGCATCTTCGTGCTGACGGCCGTCGGCGCGGAACGTGCCGGACCGGGCCTGATGCTTTCATTCATCATCGCGGCCACCGTGTGCGGCTTTGCCGCCCTGGCCTACGCCGAACTGGCGGCCATGGTGCCGGTGGCCGGCAGTGCCTACACCTACTCCTACGCCGTGCTGGGCGAAGTCGTCGCCTGGCTTGTCGGCTGGTGCCTTATCCTTGAGTATGCCGTGGCGGCCTCCGCCGTGGCGGTGGGCTGGTCCGGCTATGCCGTGGGATTCCTTGAATCCGTTGGGATGCCGCTGCCGCACGCCCTTACGGTCGGCCCGCACGCCGGGGGCATCATCAACCTGCCCGCCGTGTTCATTACGGTCGTGGTCAGCGCGCTCCTGATCGTCGGCACGCGCGAAAGCGCCACCGTCAACGCCATTCTGGTGGCGATCAAGATTGTCGCGCTGGTGCTCTTCATCGGCCTCGCCGGCCCGCACATCGAGCCCGCGCACTTCCAGCCGTTCATGCCGTTCGGCTTCTCGGGCGTCATGGGCGCGGCGGCCCTTATCTTCTTCGCGTACGTCGGCTTCGATGCCGTCTCCACCGCCGCCGAGGAAACCAAGGACCCCAACCGCAACGTGCCCATCGGCCTCATCGGCTCGCTGGTCATCTGCACCCTGTTCTACGTGCTGGTCACCGCCGGCGCCGTCGGCGCCCTGCCCTACACCCAGCTGATCGGCAACACCGAGCCGCTGGCCCATGTGATGCGCATGCTGGGCTATGACAGCGTCGCCCAGCTGATCGGCGTCGCCGCCATCGTCGCCATGCCGACCGTCATCCTGATGATGCTGTTCGGCCAGACCCGCATCTTCTTCGTGATGGCCCGCGACCGCATGCTGCCGGACGTCTTCGCCCAGGTGCACCCGCGCTTCAAGACGCCGCACGTCGTCACCATGCTGACCTGCGTGTTCGTGGCCGCCGTCGCCGGCTTCTTCCGCGTGGACGAAATCGCCGAGCTGTCCAACACCGGCACGCTGTTCGCCTTCATCTGCGTGTCCCTCGGCGTCATGGTGCTGCGCCGCACCCAGCCCGACCGGCACCGGCCGTTCCGCTGCCCGAGCGTGTGGTTCGTCGGCACCGCCTCGATCATCGGCTGCGCCTACCTGTTCATCAGCCTGCCGGGCCACACCATCGAGCGCTTCTTCGGCTGGGTCGCCATCGGCGTCGTGGTCTACGCCCTCTATGGCTACCGTCGCAGTCCGCTGCGCGAGGGAGCCTCGGCCAGCGAGGCCGCCTAA
- a CDS encoding adenosine kinase codes for MTDRLHVLAIGNAIVDVLAKTDDTFLHDKGMVKGSMRLISEEEAEEIYGQMGPAKEISGGAAANTAAGLAALGSRVGFIGRVRDDQLGEVFTHDIRAQGVEYKTAPATNGLATARCFIFITPDGQRTMNTFLGASTRLNSSDLNREQIERADVIYVEGYLWDAPEAKQAILDAIGMAKAAGNRVAFTLSDSFCVDRHRAEFLELVRNHVDILFANEAEIKSLYQTGDAHTAAAQAATDCAITAITRSEKGAWVLAGAERHEVQVIAGVHVVDTTGAGDLFAAGFLHGLTAGRSLADCGAMGCLAAAEVISHVGARPEADLKAMVAARLG; via the coding sequence GTGACGGATCGCCTGCATGTACTTGCCATCGGCAATGCCATCGTTGATGTGCTGGCCAAGACGGATGATACCTTCCTTCATGACAAGGGCATGGTGAAGGGCTCCATGCGCCTCATCAGCGAGGAGGAGGCCGAGGAGATCTACGGCCAGATGGGCCCGGCCAAGGAAATCTCCGGCGGCGCAGCGGCCAACACGGCGGCGGGGCTGGCGGCGCTGGGATCACGCGTCGGCTTCATCGGCCGGGTGCGCGATGACCAGCTGGGCGAGGTGTTCACTCACGACATCCGGGCGCAAGGGGTGGAGTACAAGACCGCGCCCGCCACCAACGGGCTGGCGACGGCGCGCTGCTTCATCTTCATCACGCCGGACGGCCAGCGCACGATGAACACGTTTCTGGGCGCCTCCACCCGGCTCAATTCCAGCGATCTCAACCGGGAGCAGATCGAGCGCGCCGACGTGATTTACGTCGAGGGCTACCTGTGGGATGCGCCGGAGGCCAAGCAGGCCATTCTGGACGCCATCGGCATGGCCAAGGCGGCGGGCAACCGGGTGGCCTTCACCCTGTCCGACAGCTTTTGCGTGGACCGGCACCGGGCGGAGTTTCTGGAGCTGGTCCGCAATCACGTGGACATCCTCTTCGCCAACGAGGCGGAGATCAAATCCCTCTACCAGACCGGAGACGCCCACACCGCCGCCGCACAGGCAGCAACGGACTGCGCCATCACCGCCATCACCCGCTCCGAAAAGGGCGCATGGGTGCTCGCGGGTGCGGAGCGGCATGAGGTGCAGGTGATTGCGGGCGTGCATGTGGTGGATACCACCGGCGCGGGCGACCTGTTCGCCGCCGGGTTCCTCCACGGCCTCACCGCCGGCCGGAGCCTTGCCGACTGCGGCGCCATGGGCTGCCTTGCCGCCGCCGAGGTTATCAGCCACGTGGGCGCGCGGCCCGAGGCCGACCTGAAGGCGATGGTCGCGGCGCGTCTGGGGTAA
- a CDS encoding EI24 domain-containing protein gives MLRALALSVAQLSDRRFLRIFLAATGLALVLFGLLWWGIDWGLAAVSTTGWPAWLARAWGWLENALAILGLLAALWFLFPAVATGIMALFLDSVVDAVEDRHYPADRAPRDPSLAENALLGLRSFLRLVGYNLLALPLYIFLLFTGLGPLILFLAINSALLGRDMIEMVTVRHLSRHEREAFRTRHGWLILQVGILTTLLFLVPIVNLFAPLMGAALATHAFHRTRGERP, from the coding sequence ATGCTTCGCGCCCTTGCCCTTTCCGTCGCCCAGCTTTCCGACCGGCGCTTCCTGCGGATTTTCCTCGCCGCCACCGGCCTCGCGCTGGTGCTGTTCGGCCTGCTGTGGTGGGGAATAGACTGGGGCCTTGCCGCCGTTTCCACCACCGGCTGGCCCGCCTGGCTCGCCCGCGCGTGGGGCTGGCTGGAAAATGCCCTGGCCATCCTCGGCCTGCTTGCCGCCCTCTGGTTCCTGTTTCCCGCCGTTGCCACCGGCATCATGGCCCTGTTTCTCGACAGCGTGGTCGATGCGGTGGAGGACCGCCACTACCCGGCGGACCGCGCCCCGCGCGACCCCAGCCTCGCCGAGAACGCGCTGCTCGGCCTCCGCTCGTTCCTGCGGCTGGTGGGCTACAACCTGCTCGCCCTGCCGCTCTACATCTTCCTGCTGTTCACGGGCCTGGGCCCGCTCATTCTGTTCCTTGCCATCAACAGCGCGCTGCTCGGGCGGGACATGATCGAGATGGTCACCGTCCGCCACCTTTCCCGCCACGAGCGGGAGGCCTTCCGCACCCGCCACGGCTGGCTCATCCTGCAGGTGGGTATCCTTACGACGCTTCTGTTCCTGGTGCCCATCGTCAACCTGTTCGCGCCGCTCATGGGAGCGGCCCTTGCCACCCATGCCTTCCACCGCACGCGCGGCGAGCGCCCTTAA
- the queG gene encoding tRNA epoxyqueuosine(34) reductase QueG, with translation MVLGDQVPPELPSVPRGADARPRAAELLREARLLTDALKAQAKAIGFDAIGIAPANACPEAGERLRAFVAEGRHGDMLWMEERLHHRESPQGLWPEVRSVIMLGTNYGPALDPLRHAEHPDVGVISVYAQGSDYHDLIKRRLKQLARWFVEHTGKSGAQADVKVFVDTAPVMEKPLARAAGLGWQGKHTNLVSREHGNWLFLGAIYTTAELAPDSPHADRCGRCSACQDACPTAAFPTPYQLDARRCISYLTIENKGMIPHEFRKAIGNRIYGCDDCLAVCPWNKFAQASHELAFAPRAELTAPALADLLQLDDASFRQVFAGSPIKRVGRNRFIRNALIAAGNSGNPALLKRVRPLLDDPEPVVRGTAVWAFRQLANEAEIEAERAARLPGETDADVAREWVG, from the coding sequence ATGGTACTCGGCGATCAAGTCCCGCCCGAGCTTCCGTCCGTTCCTCGGGGAGCGGATGCCCGGCCTCGTGCCGCCGAGCTACTACGAGAAGCTCGACTTCTAACCGACGCGCTGAAAGCGCAGGCGAAGGCCATCGGCTTTGATGCCATCGGCATTGCGCCCGCAAACGCCTGCCCGGAGGCGGGCGAGCGGCTGCGCGCGTTCGTGGCCGAAGGCCGCCACGGCGACATGCTGTGGATGGAGGAACGGCTGCACCACCGCGAAAGCCCGCAGGGGCTGTGGCCGGAGGTGCGCTCCGTCATCATGCTGGGCACCAACTACGGCCCCGCGCTCGACCCGCTGCGCCATGCGGAGCACCCGGATGTGGGGGTGATCTCGGTCTACGCGCAAGGGAGCGACTACCACGACCTCATCAAGCGGCGTCTGAAGCAACTGGCCCGCTGGTTCGTGGAGCATACCGGGAAAAGCGGCGCGCAGGCGGACGTGAAGGTGTTTGTGGACACCGCGCCCGTCATGGAAAAGCCGCTGGCGCGGGCAGCGGGTTTGGGCTGGCAGGGCAAGCACACCAACCTCGTCTCCCGCGAACACGGCAACTGGCTGTTCCTGGGCGCGATCTACACCACGGCCGAGCTTGCGCCCGACAGCCCCCATGCGGACCGCTGCGGCAGATGCTCGGCCTGTCAGGACGCCTGCCCCACGGCGGCCTTCCCCACGCCCTACCAGCTGGATGCGCGGCGCTGCATCTCTTACCTCACGATCGAGAACAAGGGGATGATCCCCCACGAATTCCGCAAGGCCATCGGCAACCGCATCTACGGCTGCGACGATTGCCTTGCCGTCTGCCCGTGGAACAAGTTCGCGCAAGCCTCGCACGAGCTGGCCTTCGCCCCGCGCGCCGAACTGACCGCGCCCGCGCTTGCCGACCTCCTGCAGCTGGACGACGCCTCATTTCGGCAGGTGTTCGCAGGTTCCCCCATCAAACGGGTGGGCCGCAACCGCTTCATCCGCAACGCGCTCATCGCGGCAGGCAACAGCGGCAACCCGGCACTTCTCAAGCGGGTGCGCCCGCTGCTCGACGACCCCGAGCCGGTGGTGCGGGGAACGGCAGTGTGGGCCTTCCGCCAGCTTGCGAACGAGGCAGAGATCGAAGCGGAACGCGCCGCCCGCCTGCCTGGCGAAACGGATGCCGATGTCGCCCGCGAGTGGGTGGGTTAG
- a CDS encoding glutathione S-transferase family protein, producing the protein MWRIYQYTLCPFSRKVRLALAEKGVSFELVDEYPWQGRDAFLQMNPAGQTPVVAWKDNECVLCDSAAIIEYFEETVRESPVLGSGPLERAEVRRVVAWFDQKFFAEVGVILLQERMYNRLVTHQPPNTTLLRQAHQAIETHLDYIEYLLDHRRWLGGATFSLADMAAAAHISVVDYLGGIDWKTHDQAKQWYSAIKSRPSFRPFLGERMPGLVPPSYYEKLDF; encoded by the coding sequence ATGTGGCGGATTTACCAATATACGCTTTGTCCATTCTCCAGGAAGGTTCGGCTGGCCCTGGCCGAGAAGGGCGTGAGCTTCGAACTGGTGGATGAATACCCGTGGCAGGGGCGCGACGCCTTCCTCCAGATGAACCCGGCGGGGCAGACGCCGGTCGTCGCCTGGAAGGACAACGAGTGCGTGCTGTGCGACTCAGCGGCGATTATTGAGTATTTCGAGGAAACGGTGCGGGAGAGCCCGGTGCTGGGCTCCGGGCCGCTGGAGCGGGCCGAGGTGCGCCGGGTGGTGGCCTGGTTCGACCAGAAGTTCTTCGCCGAGGTGGGGGTCATCCTCTTGCAGGAGCGGATGTACAACCGGCTCGTCACCCACCAGCCGCCCAACACCACGTTGCTGCGGCAGGCCCACCAGGCAATCGAAACTCACCTTGATTATATCGAGTACCTGCTGGACCATCGCCGGTGGCTGGGCGGCGCCACATTCAGTCTTGCGGACATGGCGGCTGCTGCACACATCTCCGTGGTAGATTATCTGGGCGGCATCGATTGGAAGACGCACGATCAGGCGAAGCAATGGTACTCGGCGATCAAGTCCCGCCCGAGCTTCCGTCCGTTCCTCGGGGAGCGGATGCCCGGCCTCGTGCCGCCGAGCTACTACGAGAAGCTCGACTTCTAA